GTAGAAATTTTGAATTTTTGATGAAGAATCTTCAGATTTCATCACCATAATCGACCTTATCCATCAGCATGAGCTTCAGCCCTTTGAATCCTTCTTTAGCATGCACAGCCAGCTGTTCCTGGGCCTCACAGCCGTGCTCAAGCACCTCTTCCACCGTTGCCACCACGCTCTCGGTGCCCAGCTCACCTAGAGAGGGGCGTACGTAAGCCACCATTTTCTCAACTGACTCACCTATGGTCATGATCTGATGGTCCCCGGGATCCGCCACCTTCGCATCAAAACCGAAACGGGTGGCCTTCCAGAGAGCATCGTTGAGATATTCCATTTCAAAGTCCTGCTGCAAATGGTTACCCGGTAGTTCCGCGACGATGCGATGGCAGATGGCCTGACCCAGGGCTACAAGCATCTCAGTGCGCTTGAGCGAACGTTGCATGTCGAATACCCGAAACTCCACTGTCCCGTAGCCGGCATGGGGTCGGATTTTCCACCAAATCTGTCGGGGGAGATAGATGGAGTCCATCGCCAGGTAAGTTTCCAGTACCTGCTGGAAGTGCTTAAAGTTGCGGAAGGTGCCAGGGATATTGGTCCGGGGAAAAGCCCCGAACTGGAACGTGCGGGCTGAAAGCATACCGGTATTATGGGCTCGGAAAAAGGGCGAATTAGTAGACAGAGCCAGCAAGGGAGCCAGCCATCGGCGGGCAGCGTTGGTGACGATGATAGCAGTCTCAGCATCAGAAACCGCCACATGGACATGGATGGCGAAAGTGATATTCCGTTGAGCATAGTAATGGAGCTGACCGGCGACCCACTGATATCCGGGACTGTCCACGAACCGCTGTTCAGCTCCCAAGGCCGTGGGATGCGTACCGCTGATCCCGATGCGGAAGCCCCGCTCCTCCCCGATCTCACGGACCCGCCGCCGAAAGTGCCTGATGTGGTCCATGGTTTCGTAAACCGTCTGGGCAGCGGGCGTGTTGATTTCGATCTCCGACAGAATGAGCTCATAACTGAAGCGTTCCTTCTCATCCTCGTCAATATGAGCCAGAACGCGGTCAGCACACGGCACCAGGTCTCCGGTAGTGGGATGGCAAAGCATGTATTCTTCTTCCACCCCAACCGTAAAGCACCGGTCATGGGTGAATAGATCGGCGTATTTTGACATATTCTTGGGGAACTAAAACCGACTAAAAGACGGTATCTTCCATCCAAACGCCCAGCTCTTCCTTCATGGCAGCTACGATTTCACCAAGGGTGGCATAGACCTTGGCCGCTTCAATCACCGGATAAAGGATATTTTTAGAAGAACGACACGTTTCGCGAATGTGCCCGAGTGCAGCTTCTACGGTGTCACCGTCACGCCGGGCCCGCAGAGACTGCAGCTTCTGCCGCTGCCAGCGCTCAACTTCCTCTGAAATCTCCAGAATAGGGATATCCAAGACTTCATCTTCATTGACGAACTCGTTCACGCCAACGATAATCCGCTGCCTAGCCTCCAGCGCTTTCTGGTAATTGTAGGCCGCCTGGGCAATCTCCCTCTGGAAAAAGCCGGCTTCGATAGCTTCGATAACGCCTCCCAGCTCATCAATTTTCTTAAAATAGGACTCGCCCTGCTCTTCCATCCTGTCGGTAAGTGCTTCTACGAACCAGGAGCCTGCGAGGGGATCGATGACATTCGCAGCACCAGTCTCGTAGGCGATGAGCTGCTGGGTACGCAGGGCGATCATAGCCGCCTTTTCCGTAGGCAAAGCAATGGTTTCATCCATAGCATTGGTATGCAGTGAATTGGTGCCCCCCAGGATTGCAGCCAGAGCCTGGAAGGCGGTGCGAGAAATATTGTTTTCTGGCTGTTGTTCGGTCAGACTGCAGCCGGCGGTCTGGGTGTGGAACCTCAAACGCCAGGACCGTGGATCCTTGGCACCGTATTTATTTTTCATCCGCTTGGCCCAGATCCGTCTGGCGGCCCGGAATTTGGCGATCTCTTCAAAGAAGTCCAGATGGGAATTGAAGAAAAAAGAGATGCGGGGGGCAAAAGCATCCACATCCATGCCACGCTGTATACCATGCTCCACATAGGCGAAGCCATCCGCCAGAGTGAAAGCCAGCTCCTGGACCGCGGTACTTCCCGCCTCGCGAATGTGATACCCACTCACCGATATTGAGTTATAGCGCGGCATCTTATCAGTACAAAACTCGATCATGTCGGTGATGATACGCATGGATTCCCGGGGCGGGAAAATCCATTCCTTCTGGGCGATGTATTCCTTGAGGATATCTGCCTGGAGAGTACCGGTGAGCTCGCGGCGGGGGACACCTTGCTTCTCAGCCACGGCCACGTAGAACGCTAGCAAAATAAAGGCCGGACCGTTGATGGTCTGGGAAACGCTGATCGCCCCCAAATCGATACCCTCAAACAGGGTTTCCATGTCCTCCAGCGAGGAGACATTGACCCCGCAACGGCCCACTTCACCCAGGGCTAAATCGTCATCGGCATCGTAGCCCATGAGGGTCGGCATGTCGTAGGCCACCGAAAGCCCGGTCTGGCCATGTTTCAGGAGAAACTTGTAGCGCTCATTGGTTTCTTCAGGGGTGCCGAAACCGGCGAACTGGCGCATGGTCCACAGTTTGCCGCGGTACATATTGGGATAAGCACCACGGGTGAAAGGATACCGCCCCGGGAAACCCAGTTGCTCCATGTATTCATCGGTCAGTTCTGGCGGCAGGTACAGCAGATCCACCGGCTGGCCGGATACAGTATCGAAACTATAATCCCGGACCGAGGAGTTCTGGACCTCATCAGCCCACTCTCGCCGTGCAGCTCCAGCCCGGGCCAAAATGCCTCCATTCCTGGATGAACTCATCGTCCCTCCTATAAACTCAATACGATAAGGTGTTACAGAGACAGCGATCGCTACTTCTGGGTAGCCATCGACGACACAAGTTTCAGTACTTGTTCGACAATTCGGGCTGGAGTCAGCCCGAGCATCTCCAAGAGTTCTTGCCGTGTCGCATGCTCCACAAACTCATCCTTAATGCCAAGCGCTGTGAAATGATTCTGCTGACCTCTCTGGTCTAAGTAATCTTGGATAGCAGAGCCAAAGCCGCCGGTTACAGCTCCCTCTTCAATAGAGATAATGGGCACGTCTTGCTCAGCCAGTTGCTCAAGCAACACCTCGTCAAGTGGTTTGACGAACCTACAGTTTACCACCGTCGCATCGATATTATGTTGCTGGGACAGCTCAGCCGCTGCTTGCCGCGCCGCCACCACCATACTCCCAACAGCCAACAAGGTCACGTCCGATCCATCCCTGAGAATTTCCCACTCCCCGCGCTGAATAATCGTCGCCTGTCCGTCAGGATCAAAATTGATGCTGCCATCCTTGGGATAACGGATAGCCACCGGGCAGTCATAACCTACCGCGCTGAACAGGAGATCGCGGAGCTCGTTGCCGTCCTTGGGAGCGCAGACCACCATACCGGGAATCATGCGGAGATAGGCCAGATCAAATACTCCATGATGGGTAGGCCCATCGGGACCTACGACGCCGGACCGGTCAAGGCAGAAAATTACCGGCAGGCTCTGGAGGGCGATATCATGGATAATATTATCATAGGCCCGTTGGAGAAATGTGGAATAGATAGCCACCACGGGGCGCGTCCCCTGGCTCGCCAGTCCGCCTGCGAAGGTAACTGCGTGCCCTTCGGCAATCCCTACATCGAAGTAGCGATGAGGATATTCCCTGGCATAGTCGGTCAGGCCCGTACCTACTTCCATGGCAGCGGTAATACAGCAGATGCGTTCATCACGGGCCGCCAGCTCCCGCACTACCTTGCCGAAGACCTTGTTATAGTCAGGCGACGCTTTGCCGTTATGCTTGCCGCCCTTGCGACCGGGCAAACTATAGTAGTGCAGCGAATCGTCCTCGGCCTCCTTGGCCCCGTGACCCTTCTTGGTCAATACATGAACCAGTGTGGGGTAGGGTAAATTCTTGACGTTCTTAAAGACCGAGATCATGGAATCGTAGTCGTGACCATTAATCGGGCCAAAATAGCGCAGACCTAGCTCTTCAAAGAGCAGGCCGGGAGTGATAAGGCTTTTGAGTCCCTCTTCCAGACGACGGAAAAAGATGCGGACAGCCTTAGTCCCTAGGGGCAATAGTCCGGTAGCTTTCCAGATATCATCACGGATTCGGTTATAGAGGGGATTAGCAACTATCCTGGTCAGGTAGGTGGAGAGGCTGCCCACTGAGGGGGAGATGGTCATTTGATTATCATTGAGAACCACTGTCATTTTCGTCTTCTTGAAGCCCAGATTGTTCAGCCCCTCGTAGGCCAGGCCGCCAGTGAGGCCGCCGTCGCCGATCACAGCTACCACATGTCCCTCTCGGTTCGTGAGATGGCGGGCTTCCGCAATTCCGAGGGCGG
This genomic interval from Candidatus Neomarinimicrobiota bacterium contains the following:
- a CDS encoding YbdK family carboxylate-amine ligase, whose product is MSKYADLFTHDRCFTVGVEEEYMLCHPTTGDLVPCADRVLAHIDEDEKERFSYELILSEIEINTPAAQTVYETMDHIRHFRRRVREIGEERGFRIGISGTHPTALGAEQRFVDSPGYQWVAGQLHYYAQRNITFAIHVHVAVSDAETAIIVTNAARRWLAPLLALSTNSPFFRAHNTGMLSARTFQFGAFPRTNIPGTFRNFKHFQQVLETYLAMDSIYLPRQIWWKIRPHAGYGTVEFRVFDMQRSLKRTEMLVALGQAICHRIVAELPGNHLQQDFEMEYLNDALWKATRFGFDAKVADPGDHQIMTIGESVEKMVAYVRPSLGELGTESVVATVEEVLEHGCEAQEQLAVHAKEGFKGLKLMLMDKVDYGDEI
- a CDS encoding methylmalonyl-CoA mutase; the encoded protein is MSSSRNGGILARAGAARREWADEVQNSSVRDYSFDTVSGQPVDLLYLPPELTDEYMEQLGFPGRYPFTRGAYPNMYRGKLWTMRQFAGFGTPEETNERYKFLLKHGQTGLSVAYDMPTLMGYDADDDLALGEVGRCGVNVSSLEDMETLFEGIDLGAISVSQTINGPAFILLAFYVAVAEKQGVPRRELTGTLQADILKEYIAQKEWIFPPRESMRIITDMIEFCTDKMPRYNSISVSGYHIREAGSTAVQELAFTLADGFAYVEHGIQRGMDVDAFAPRISFFFNSHLDFFEEIAKFRAARRIWAKRMKNKYGAKDPRSWRLRFHTQTAGCSLTEQQPENNISRTAFQALAAILGGTNSLHTNAMDETIALPTEKAAMIALRTQQLIAYETGAANVIDPLAGSWFVEALTDRMEEQGESYFKKIDELGGVIEAIEAGFFQREIAQAAYNYQKALEARQRIIVGVNEFVNEDEVLDIPILEISEEVERWQRQKLQSLRARRDGDTVEAALGHIRETCRSSKNILYPVIEAAKVYATLGEIVAAMKEELGVWMEDTVF
- the dxs gene encoding 1-deoxy-D-xylulose-5-phosphate synthase; its protein translation is MIEQYPLLSTVDSPADLKKIPRDKLPQLAVEVADLIKTVVQDSGGHYSSPLGVVDLTIALHYVFDSPEDQLVWDVGHQAYAHKILTGRRDVFRTLRSKGGISGFPSRSESEHDAFGTGHASTAISAALGIAEARHLTNREGHVVAVIGDGGLTGGLAYEGLNNLGFKKTKMTVVLNDNQMTISPSVGSLSTYLTRIVANPLYNRIRDDIWKATGLLPLGTKAVRIFFRRLEEGLKSLITPGLLFEELGLRYFGPINGHDYDSMISVFKNVKNLPYPTLVHVLTKKGHGAKEAEDDSLHYYSLPGRKGGKHNGKASPDYNKVFGKVVRELAARDERICCITAAMEVGTGLTDYAREYPHRYFDVGIAEGHAVTFAGGLASQGTRPVVAIYSTFLQRAYDNIIHDIALQSLPVIFCLDRSGVVGPDGPTHHGVFDLAYLRMIPGMVVCAPKDGNELRDLLFSAVGYDCPVAIRYPKDGSINFDPDGQATIIQRGEWEILRDGSDVTLLAVGSMVVAARQAAAELSQQHNIDATVVNCRFVKPLDEVLLEQLAEQDVPIISIEEGAVTGGFGSAIQDYLDQRGQQNHFTALGIKDEFVEHATRQELLEMLGLTPARIVEQVLKLVSSMATQK